The Streptomyces sp. Alt3 genome has a segment encoding these proteins:
- a CDS encoding ABC transporter permease, producing the protein MTTTIGSPPDTAKAPERSASSLVDAVFRAREISIAGALVLLILGTYLANPLFLSDQGVKDLLLNASILVLLAVGQSAVVITRNIDLSVGSVVGLSAFACGKFVAGTDHGVLTVMLLGIAIGVVCGLVSGALVSFGRVPALVVTLGMLYIIQGIDYWWAQGEQISASDVPEAVLGLGSGSVLGVPYLPLIALVLLAATAYFLRGYRSGRELYAIGSSPEAARLAGIPIRRRVLAAYAFSGAVAGFAGALWLARFGTVVADNAHGWELTVVSAVVVGGVAITGGTGTVWGAALGALLLTTIGSVLVVLKVDSFWQGAITGALLLLAISVDRIVNLRMTAALRKRNARHDHGA; encoded by the coding sequence ATGACCACCACCATCGGGAGTCCCCCCGACACCGCGAAGGCGCCGGAGCGGAGTGCCTCCTCGCTCGTGGACGCGGTCTTCCGGGCGCGCGAGATCTCCATCGCCGGGGCGCTGGTCCTGCTGATCCTCGGAACCTACCTGGCCAACCCGCTCTTCCTGTCCGACCAGGGCGTCAAGGACCTGCTGCTCAACGCGTCGATCCTGGTGCTGCTCGCGGTCGGCCAGTCCGCCGTGGTGATCACCCGGAACATCGACCTGTCGGTCGGCTCGGTCGTGGGCCTCTCCGCCTTCGCCTGCGGCAAGTTCGTCGCGGGGACCGACCACGGGGTGCTGACGGTGATGCTGCTCGGCATTGCCATCGGTGTGGTCTGCGGCCTGGTGTCCGGCGCCCTCGTCAGCTTCGGCAGGGTCCCGGCGCTCGTGGTGACCCTGGGCATGCTCTACATCATCCAGGGCATCGACTACTGGTGGGCGCAGGGTGAGCAGATCAGCGCCTCCGACGTGCCCGAGGCGGTTCTGGGCCTCGGCAGCGGCAGTGTCCTGGGCGTCCCGTACCTGCCGCTGATCGCGCTGGTCCTGCTCGCGGCGACGGCGTACTTCCTGCGCGGCTACCGCTCGGGGCGCGAGCTGTACGCGATCGGGTCGAGCCCCGAGGCCGCCCGCCTCGCCGGAATTCCGATCCGCCGCCGGGTGCTCGCCGCGTACGCCTTCTCCGGGGCGGTGGCCGGCTTCGCCGGGGCCCTGTGGCTGGCCCGCTTCGGCACCGTCGTCGCGGACAACGCGCACGGCTGGGAGCTGACCGTCGTCAGCGCCGTCGTCGTGGGCGGTGTCGCCATCACCGGCGGCACCGGCACCGTATGGGGCGCGGCGCTCGGCGCCCTGCTGCTCACCACCATCGGCAGCGTCCTGGTCGTGCTGAAGGTGGACTCCTTCTGGCAGGGCGCCATCACCGGTGCCCTCCTCCTGCTGGCCATCAGCGTCGACCGGATCGTGAACCTGCGGATGACCGCCGCACTGAGGAAGAGGAACGCCCGTCATGACCACGGCGCCTGA
- a CDS encoding sugar ABC transporter ATP-binding protein gives MNQSAPDPAPVLALKGVSKSFGAVRALQDVSLQLFPGEAHALAGENGAGKSTLIKALAGVHRPDSGEVLLDGEPVVFHGPADARDAGIAVIYQEPTLFPDLSIAENIFMGRQPRRSLGRIDRRAVHETTAALMRRLGVDLAPDRPARGLSIADQQIVEIAKALSFDARVLIMDEPTAALTGSETARLFAVVRALRAEGAAVLFISHRLDEIFELCQRVTTLRDGRWISSEPLEGLTEDDLVRRMVGRDLDDLYPKQDAEVGEVALSVHRLTREGVFRDVSFDVRRGEIVALAGLVGAGRTEVAQAVFGVDRADAGEVKVAGTVLRPGSPTAAMDAGLALVPEDRRQRGLVMDMSIERNIGLTGLNEVRKRGLVSRALEHDRAADWAVRLQLKYNRLADTVGVLSGGNQQKVVLAKWLATGPAVLIVDEPTRGIDVGTKAEVHRLLSSLAADGLAVLMISSDLPEVIGMADRVLVMHEGRLVAEIPRGSATEESVMAAATGRNERAAA, from the coding sequence ATGAACCAGTCCGCCCCGGACCCGGCCCCGGTCCTGGCCTTGAAGGGCGTGAGCAAGTCCTTCGGTGCCGTACGGGCTCTGCAGGACGTGTCTTTGCAGTTGTTCCCCGGCGAGGCCCACGCACTCGCGGGGGAGAACGGCGCAGGCAAGTCGACCCTGATCAAGGCCCTCGCCGGAGTGCACCGACCGGACAGCGGCGAGGTGCTCCTCGACGGCGAGCCCGTCGTCTTCCACGGCCCGGCGGACGCACGCGACGCCGGCATCGCCGTCATCTACCAGGAGCCGACGCTATTCCCCGATCTCTCCATCGCGGAGAACATCTTCATGGGCCGTCAGCCCCGGCGGTCCCTGGGGCGCATCGACCGCAGAGCCGTGCACGAGACAACCGCCGCACTGATGCGGAGGCTCGGGGTCGATCTCGCCCCGGACCGGCCCGCCCGCGGGCTGTCGATCGCCGACCAGCAGATCGTCGAGATCGCCAAGGCGCTCTCCTTCGACGCCCGCGTCCTGATCATGGACGAGCCGACGGCCGCCCTGACCGGCAGCGAGACCGCCCGGCTCTTCGCCGTCGTCCGCGCACTGCGCGCGGAGGGCGCGGCGGTGCTGTTCATCTCCCACCGCCTCGACGAGATCTTCGAGCTGTGCCAGCGCGTCACGACCCTGCGGGACGGCCGGTGGATCTCCTCCGAGCCGCTCGAGGGGCTCACCGAGGACGACCTGGTGCGCAGGATGGTGGGGCGTGACCTCGACGACCTCTACCCCAAGCAGGACGCCGAGGTCGGCGAGGTCGCCCTGTCGGTGCACCGGCTGACCCGCGAGGGCGTCTTCCGCGACGTGTCCTTCGACGTCCGCCGCGGCGAGATCGTCGCGCTCGCCGGGCTTGTCGGTGCCGGGCGCACGGAGGTCGCCCAGGCGGTCTTCGGTGTGGACCGCGCCGACGCGGGCGAGGTGAAGGTGGCGGGCACGGTGCTGCGCCCCGGTTCGCCGACCGCCGCGATGGACGCCGGTCTCGCGCTCGTACCGGAGGACCGGCGCCAGCGTGGTCTGGTCATGGATATGTCGATCGAGCGCAACATCGGCCTCACCGGCTTGAACGAGGTCCGCAAGCGCGGGCTCGTCAGCCGGGCTCTGGAGCACGACAGGGCCGCCGACTGGGCGGTGCGCCTCCAGCTCAAGTACAACCGGCTGGCCGACACCGTGGGCGTGCTCTCGGGCGGCAACCAGCAGAAGGTCGTGCTGGCCAAGTGGCTGGCGACCGGGCCCGCCGTGCTGATCGTCGACGAACCGACCCGCGGGATCGACGTCGGCACCAAGGCGGAGGTCCACCGGCTGCTCTCCTCACTCGCGGCGGACGGCCTGGCCGTACTGATGATCTCCTCCGATCTCCCCGAGGTCATCGGGATGGCCGACCGGGTGCTCGTGATGCACGAGGGCCGGCTCGTCGCCGAGATCCCGCGCGGCAGCGCCACCGAGGAGTCGGTCATGGCCGCGGCCACCGGACGCAATGAAAGGGCAGCGGCATGA
- a CDS encoding GNAT family N-acetyltransferase, with protein sequence MTRIRRMEGADLAAHTEGIRQVYADVFSAPPWNEGPSAAARYAERLAGDAARPGFTAALALDGDAVTGFATAWTTPGTFPSGRSYGHVAEALGPDRVTAWLCGAVEVDELAVSPGCRGTGLGAALLSAVTEDAPGGRCWLLTSVHAEAALRFYRRAGWHQVQVPVPGRAGLTVLLGPAHPAAADPAVRT encoded by the coding sequence ATGACGCGGATCCGGCGGATGGAAGGTGCGGACCTCGCCGCGCACACCGAAGGGATCCGCCAGGTGTACGCCGACGTGTTCTCGGCGCCGCCGTGGAACGAGGGCCCCTCGGCGGCAGCCCGGTACGCCGAGCGGCTCGCCGGCGACGCGGCGCGCCCCGGGTTCACCGCAGCCCTGGCACTCGACGGGGACGCCGTCACCGGCTTCGCCACCGCCTGGACCACACCCGGCACCTTCCCCTCCGGCCGCAGCTACGGGCATGTCGCCGAGGCGCTCGGCCCGGACCGGGTCACGGCGTGGCTGTGCGGGGCCGTGGAAGTGGACGAACTGGCCGTGTCCCCCGGATGCCGAGGCACCGGACTGGGGGCGGCGCTGCTGTCGGCGGTCACCGAGGACGCACCGGGCGGTCGGTGCTGGCTGCTCACATCCGTGCACGCCGAGGCGGCACTGCGCTTCTACCGGCGCGCGGGCTGGCACCAGGTCCAGGTGCCGGTTCCCGGCAGGGCGGGGCTGACCGTTCTCCTCGGACCGGCCCATCCGGCAGCCGCGGACCCCGCCGTCCGGACCTGA
- a CDS encoding glycosyl hydrolase: protein MQNRPGSGETAGNEAATRAGADDGTGPLSSLRRRAVLGMAAAAGALAALPLSEGTATAAPASPAGGPAAKGAFARRFADPAAPVRPKFRWWWPDALVDSDEIEREIDQIAAAGFGGVEIAAVTHSLSEPVDPVRHGWGTRAWTDAVETALRRARKRDIVVDLTLGPAWPAAVPGITPDSPGAVKELAHGVTVLPAGGAYSGPLPEPVTAPGSGVTTRTLHRALAARVAAGASPTATPVQLDLDTVTDLTSRVPADGTLEWTAPDEGTWLVIACWERGSGQRPEGPAHTSPLSYVVDHFSAAGTRAVIDHWEEHILTSRMRALLRENGGALFEDSIEMETHATLWTPGIAAEFERRTGYALAPYLPALLQTKEKYVFAFDAVTNKAVRRDFMEVVTELYVENHLLPVQKWAHSLGLQLRIQPYGLQTDAMYKAAVLDISEGESLGFKNLDDFRTLAGGRDMGGKLILSNEAGGTAGGAYATTWDATLKKLVTQYAAGVNQAVFHGFAYASAPGAAWPGFAAFSPYNGGTGYGEAWGPRQPTWGHFPDIAGYLSRTQQVLQTGVNKVDVGVLWQKGYAGSGLGASWFTADGVPVGWTHLFLSPRLLDLPNAVVRNGVLAPDGPAYKALLVDGDVMIGREHTLQTDVAEKLLGYARKGLPIIVIGDWSDGHVPGMPRTGDNDRLLALIRKLLAQPTVSNVPDRPDVPQGIAALGLTRDVEYAEPSMLLHNHRADSDADYYFFANDAVSRKNSTGTRISHDVTLTTRHRDVVPYRLDAWTGTIEPLAAYTRLSDGRLRIRVTLEPGATTIIATARPGRWATGPAPQWHATATEAAEVRRAADGRPEIRDTRPGTYATTLGDGRTVTAVIDDVPEPVPLTRWTLTAEDWTPGATPSTTRRTRRTVELDGLVPWSEIPELADSSGIGRYRVTLGLGRPWTGGHGATLELGEVFDTYRVTVNGRHLPPADQVTTAVDVGPYLRRGTNTIEVEVATTLLNRLRVSNAPVFGVAQRQKYGLVGPVRLVPYGRAAAGR from the coding sequence ATGCAGAACAGACCGGGCTCCGGAGAGACGGCCGGGAACGAAGCGGCGACGAGAGCCGGAGCGGACGACGGGACAGGCCCGCTGAGCAGCCTCCGACGACGGGCCGTCCTCGGGATGGCCGCGGCGGCCGGTGCCCTCGCCGCGCTGCCCCTCTCCGAGGGGACCGCGACCGCCGCGCCGGCCTCCCCGGCCGGCGGCCCCGCCGCCAAGGGCGCCTTCGCCCGCCGCTTCGCCGACCCTGCCGCTCCCGTCCGGCCCAAGTTCCGCTGGTGGTGGCCGGACGCGCTGGTCGACAGCGACGAGATCGAGCGCGAGATCGATCAGATCGCGGCCGCCGGATTCGGCGGCGTCGAGATCGCCGCGGTCACCCACAGCCTCTCCGAACCCGTCGACCCGGTACGACACGGCTGGGGTACCCGCGCCTGGACCGACGCCGTCGAAACCGCTCTGCGCAGGGCCCGCAAGCGCGACATCGTCGTCGACCTCACCCTCGGTCCGGCCTGGCCGGCGGCCGTCCCCGGCATCACGCCCGACAGCCCCGGCGCGGTCAAGGAGCTCGCCCACGGCGTCACGGTCCTCCCGGCCGGCGGCGCGTACTCCGGGCCGTTGCCCGAGCCCGTCACCGCCCCGGGCTCCGGCGTCACCACCCGCACGCTCCACCGGGCCCTGGCCGCCCGGGTCGCCGCCGGTGCCTCGCCCACGGCCACACCCGTACAGCTCGACCTGGACACCGTCACCGATCTCACCTCCCGCGTGCCCGCGGACGGAACCCTGGAGTGGACGGCCCCCGACGAGGGCACATGGCTCGTCATCGCCTGCTGGGAGCGGGGCTCCGGCCAGCGCCCCGAAGGCCCCGCGCACACCTCCCCGCTCAGCTACGTCGTCGACCACTTCAGCGCGGCGGGCACCCGCGCGGTGATCGACCACTGGGAGGAGCACATCCTCACCTCCCGCATGCGCGCGCTGCTGCGCGAGAACGGCGGCGCGCTCTTCGAGGACTCCATCGAGATGGAGACGCACGCCACGCTCTGGACCCCGGGCATCGCGGCCGAGTTCGAACGCCGCACGGGCTACGCCCTCGCCCCGTACCTGCCCGCGCTCCTCCAGACGAAGGAGAAGTACGTCTTCGCCTTCGACGCCGTCACCAACAAGGCGGTCCGGCGGGACTTCATGGAGGTCGTCACCGAGCTGTACGTCGAGAACCACCTGCTGCCGGTGCAGAAATGGGCCCACTCCCTCGGGCTCCAGCTGCGCATCCAGCCGTACGGACTCCAGACCGACGCCATGTACAAGGCGGCCGTCCTCGACATCTCCGAGGGCGAGTCGCTCGGCTTCAAGAACCTCGACGACTTCCGCACCCTGGCGGGCGGCCGGGACATGGGCGGCAAGCTCATCCTCTCCAACGAGGCCGGCGGCACCGCGGGCGGCGCCTACGCCACCACCTGGGACGCCACGCTCAAGAAGCTCGTGACCCAGTACGCGGCCGGAGTGAACCAGGCCGTCTTCCACGGCTTCGCCTACGCCTCCGCGCCCGGCGCCGCCTGGCCCGGCTTCGCCGCCTTCTCCCCGTACAACGGCGGTACGGGCTACGGCGAGGCCTGGGGCCCGCGCCAGCCGACCTGGGGACATTTCCCGGACATCGCGGGCTACTTGAGCCGCACCCAGCAGGTGCTTCAGACCGGGGTCAACAAGGTCGACGTCGGTGTCCTGTGGCAGAAGGGCTACGCCGGCTCCGGACTCGGCGCGTCCTGGTTCACCGCCGACGGTGTACCGGTCGGCTGGACCCACCTCTTCCTCAGCCCACGCCTGCTCGACCTCCCGAACGCCGTGGTGAGGAACGGCGTACTCGCGCCCGACGGGCCGGCGTACAAGGCGCTGCTCGTCGACGGCGACGTCATGATCGGCCGTGAGCACACCCTCCAGACCGACGTGGCCGAGAAACTCCTCGGCTACGCCCGCAAGGGCCTGCCGATCATCGTCATCGGCGACTGGAGCGACGGCCATGTGCCGGGCATGCCCCGCACCGGCGACAACGACAGGCTCCTCGCACTGATACGGAAGCTCCTCGCCCAGCCCACCGTCAGCAACGTCCCCGACCGCCCCGACGTCCCGCAGGGCATCGCGGCGCTCGGCCTGACCCGGGACGTCGAGTACGCCGAACCGTCGATGCTGCTGCACAACCACCGCGCCGACAGCGACGCCGACTACTACTTCTTCGCCAACGACGCGGTCAGCAGGAAGAACTCGACCGGCACCCGGATCAGCCACGACGTCACGCTCACCACCCGCCACCGCGACGTCGTGCCGTACCGCCTCGACGCGTGGACCGGCACGATCGAACCGCTCGCGGCCTACACGCGGCTGTCCGACGGACGGCTGCGGATCCGCGTCACCCTCGAACCCGGCGCGACCACGATCATCGCGACCGCCCGGCCCGGCCGTTGGGCCACCGGCCCCGCCCCGCAGTGGCACGCCACCGCGACCGAGGCCGCCGAGGTGCGCCGCGCCGCCGACGGCAGGCCCGAGATCCGGGACACCCGCCCGGGGACGTACGCCACGACCCTCGGCGACGGCCGCACGGTCACGGCGGTCATCGACGACGTACCGGAGCCGGTCCCGCTGACCCGCTGGACGCTGACGGCCGAGGACTGGACCCCGGGCGCCACCCCCTCCACCACCCGCAGGACCCGCCGCACGGTCGAGCTCGACGGGCTCGTCCCCTGGTCCGAGATCCCGGAGCTGGCCGATTCCTCCGGCATCGGCCGCTACCGCGTCACCCTCGGCCTCGGCCGGCCCTGGACCGGCGGTCACGGCGCGACGCTGGAGCTGGGCGAGGTCTTCGACACCTACCGGGTCACCGTCAACGGGCGCCATCTGCCGCCCGCGGACCAGGTGACGACCGCCGTCGACGTCGGTCCGTATCTGCGCAGGGGGACCAACACCATCGAGGTTGAGGTCGCCACGACCCTGCTCAACCGGCTCAGGGTGTCGAACGCGCCCGTCTTCGGTGTGGCGCAGCGGCAGAAGTACGGCCTGGTGGGGCCCGTGCGACTCGTTCCGTACGGCAGGGCGGCCGCCGGCCGCTGA
- a CDS encoding FHA domain-containing protein produces MDKHLTTDFHEACFLVDLSNVVRDRRLGEPGARSLRRLRLLVEAAKALARDPDVKLYLVADTSLRHGGRREFGDPADIRLLGSWVRRGLVEELPDADDRLLELCELTGIPVVTGDRFRGARGERPWLQGNTDDFLEPLPGPGGTVRLVPVDMGVAAAVAISMKLEEDALKKQGLLDSRRRPRFDVVSRNWRCEDRRCTLYDTARGAAALLPRMRRGAPTCEVHGGVLSDDGPRTATVQLKLLLDGELKARFTLENGTTVPVGRAPGPAGIALHGLVPPERTAGLSRVHVSLRISDGIVHVLDRSSYATTRWRSSAGRGGPGAWRALGTAEERFGGGDEILLVEGVVLARSGRRFPTELAQEWQRRRPLPPGAADVTRKH; encoded by the coding sequence ATGGACAAGCACCTCACCACCGACTTCCACGAGGCCTGCTTCCTCGTGGACCTGTCCAACGTCGTACGCGACCGGAGGCTCGGGGAGCCAGGCGCCCGGTCGCTGCGCCGGCTGCGGCTGCTCGTGGAGGCCGCGAAGGCACTGGCACGCGACCCGGACGTCAAGCTGTATCTGGTCGCTGACACGAGCCTGCGCCACGGCGGACGCCGGGAGTTCGGCGATCCGGCGGACATCCGGCTGCTCGGGAGCTGGGTGCGCCGCGGCCTGGTCGAGGAGCTGCCCGACGCCGACGACCGGCTGCTGGAACTCTGCGAGCTGACCGGCATCCCGGTCGTCACGGGCGACCGCTTCCGAGGCGCGCGGGGTGAACGCCCCTGGCTCCAGGGGAACACCGACGACTTCCTGGAGCCACTCCCGGGCCCGGGCGGAACCGTCCGTCTCGTACCCGTCGACATGGGCGTCGCCGCCGCCGTGGCCATCTCCATGAAGCTGGAGGAGGACGCCCTCAAGAAGCAGGGCCTGCTGGACTCGCGCCGCAGGCCCCGCTTCGACGTGGTGAGCCGCAACTGGCGCTGCGAGGACCGGCGCTGCACGCTCTACGACACCGCCAGGGGCGCCGCGGCGCTGCTCCCCCGGATGCGCCGCGGCGCACCGACGTGCGAGGTACACGGAGGTGTCCTCTCCGACGACGGCCCCCGCACCGCCACCGTCCAGCTGAAACTGCTGCTGGACGGGGAGCTGAAGGCGAGGTTCACGCTGGAGAACGGCACGACGGTGCCCGTCGGCAGGGCCCCCGGCCCGGCGGGGATCGCCCTCCACGGGCTCGTCCCGCCCGAGCGGACCGCCGGCCTCAGCCGCGTCCACGTGAGCCTGCGGATCAGCGACGGGATCGTCCACGTCCTGGACCGGAGCAGCTACGCGACCACCCGGTGGCGCTCCTCCGCGGGGCGTGGCGGGCCCGGTGCCTGGCGGGCGCTCGGCACGGCGGAGGAGCGCTTCGGCGGCGGGGACGAAATCCTGCTGGTGGAGGGAGTGGTGCTGGCCCGGAGCGGGCGCCGCTTCCCCACCGAGCTGGCCCAGGAGTGGCAACGGCGCAGGCCGTTGCCACCCGGCGCGGCTGACGTGACCAGGAAGCACTGA
- a CDS encoding serine/threonine protein kinase, with amino-acid sequence MFGRDEQGRLPISTDGDIFRPLGPQDPGETAGYRLLARIGEGGMGTVYLSHTRGGQAVALKLIRQEFGDDPEFRRRFEQEVQAARRVQGYHLVPVVDHDTSGPLPWLASVYVPGVSLQNALETFGPLPLPAVFQLVGCTAQALAAIHAAGVVHRDLKPGNVLLGPAGPCVIDFGIARAVDATQLTRSGGLIGTPQFMSPEHALGDSVGPASDVFSLGLIAALAATGRHPYGSGGVITVAAQIANTSHRPPQLDDYPDPLRPLLERCLTADPLERIAPAELAQLCEQAAGRSLRDFDDWLPPALAAEISRREQASRQPLPAPDRGTAETGPGQGATVPPGTGPGLPPASSGTWAPAPPGTAPRHPTTAPPAPTRPARRVPPALLVAGAVIALVIAVTATWMIARPDGEGTDTSAGPRTTAGTGSTSASPKESASAGPGQGGSNAPAEQATYTEVFAGKPLTIRAPAYGTGTHVDLDAPKLFPKGMIGEVEDLEMTYQDWSNDDLQFLTPMGRSAGKEPQQCRDGADTDTLPSSILAEDLKAGEVISEGTILCTVTAEGNLAMLEITDVLPNSVKGDLANELPDFVTKLTLWKIDE; translated from the coding sequence ATTTTCGGCAGGGACGAGCAGGGGAGGCTCCCCATCAGCACCGACGGCGACATCTTCAGACCTCTTGGCCCCCAGGATCCGGGCGAGACCGCCGGGTACCGGCTCCTCGCCCGCATCGGCGAGGGCGGCATGGGCACCGTCTACCTCTCGCACACCCGGGGCGGTCAGGCCGTCGCCCTGAAGCTGATCCGGCAGGAGTTCGGGGACGACCCCGAATTCCGCCGCCGGTTCGAACAGGAGGTACAGGCGGCCCGTCGGGTGCAGGGCTACCACCTGGTACCCGTGGTCGACCACGACACCTCGGGGCCCCTCCCCTGGCTGGCTTCGGTCTACGTCCCCGGAGTGTCGCTCCAGAACGCCCTGGAGACGTTCGGGCCGTTGCCCCTCCCCGCCGTGTTCCAGCTCGTCGGCTGCACCGCGCAGGCCCTGGCCGCGATCCACGCGGCGGGTGTCGTGCACCGCGACCTCAAGCCCGGCAACGTCCTTCTCGGCCCGGCCGGGCCCTGCGTCATCGACTTCGGCATCGCACGCGCCGTCGACGCCACCCAGCTCACCCGCAGCGGCGGTCTCATCGGAACCCCGCAGTTCATGTCGCCGGAACACGCCCTCGGTGACTCCGTCGGACCGGCCTCGGACGTGTTCTCCCTCGGCCTGATCGCGGCTCTCGCGGCCACCGGCCGCCACCCCTACGGATCGGGCGGCGTGATCACCGTCGCCGCGCAGATAGCCAACACCTCCCACCGGCCTCCCCAGCTGGACGACTACCCCGACCCGCTGCGTCCGCTCCTGGAGCGCTGCCTGACCGCCGACCCCCTGGAACGCATCGCGCCGGCCGAGCTGGCCCAGCTGTGCGAGCAGGCGGCAGGCCGGTCACTGCGCGACTTCGACGACTGGCTGCCCCCGGCGCTCGCCGCGGAGATCTCCCGGCGCGAGCAGGCCTCCCGGCAGCCCCTGCCGGCCCCCGACCGGGGCACGGCGGAGACCGGGCCGGGTCAGGGAGCCACGGTGCCGCCCGGCACCGGCCCGGGCCTGCCGCCCGCCTCCTCGGGCACCTGGGCGCCGGCCCCGCCGGGCACCGCGCCCCGGCACCCCACCACGGCCCCGCCCGCACCCACGCGGCCCGCCCGGCGCGTCCCGCCCGCCCTGCTGGTGGCCGGGGCGGTGATCGCGCTCGTCATCGCCGTCACCGCGACCTGGATGATCGCGAGGCCCGACGGCGAGGGCACAGACACGTCCGCGGGCCCGCGTACGACCGCGGGAACCGGCAGCACCTCCGCGTCCCCGAAGGAGAGCGCGTCCGCCGGGCCGGGGCAGGGGGGATCGAACGCCCCGGCGGAGCAGGCCACCTACACCGAGGTCTTCGCGGGCAAGCCGCTCACGATCCGCGCGCCCGCCTACGGCACCGGCACCCACGTGGACCTGGACGCACCGAAGCTGTTCCCGAAGGGCATGATCGGCGAGGTCGAGGACCTGGAGATGACGTATCAGGACTGGTCCAACGACGACCTGCAGTTCCTCACCCCCATGGGCAGGAGCGCGGGCAAGGAGCCGCAGCAGTGCCGCGACGGTGCCGACACGGACACCCTGCCGTCGAGCATCCTCGCGGAGGACCTGAAGGCCGGCGAGGTCATCTCCGAGGGCACGATCCTCTGCACGGTCACCGCCGAGGGCAACCTCGCGATGCTGGAGATCACCGACGTCCTTCCGAACTCGGTGAAGGGCGACCTCGCCAACGAGCTGCCCGACTTCGTGACGAAGCTGACCCTCTGGAAGATCGACGAGTAG
- a CDS encoding phosphoribosyltransferase family protein: MQFTDRTDAGRRLAAALRHLGKHEPVVLGLPRGGVPVAYEVAQALGAPLDVIVVRKLGVPYHPELGFGAIGEGGVRVISEEIVRRTGVGEKDLVAVERTEAAELVRRAHAYREGRPRLSLEGRAVVVVDDGVATGATARAACQVVRAQGAAHVVLAVPVASPDVAARLREDVDEVVCLSTPSLFSAVGEWYRDFSQTSDEEVVALLARASADVATAEEVEVDAGGVPLSGDLVLPADAGAVVVFAHGSGSSRHSPRNRSVAAVLNRAGLGTLLFDLLTPGEEVYRANVFDIGLLAGRLADTTRWLRNRVDLPVGSFGASTGAAAALRAASAADSGVGAVVSRGGRPDLAGADLSGVRAPTLLVVGGDDTTVIGLNRQAQAALHCENRLEIVPGATHLFEEPGALDRVADLAQDWFTAHLLPRRP, translated from the coding sequence GTGCAGTTCACCGACCGCACGGACGCCGGGCGCCGGCTCGCCGCGGCGCTGCGGCATCTGGGGAAACACGAACCCGTCGTCCTGGGGCTGCCGCGCGGCGGGGTACCGGTGGCCTACGAGGTCGCGCAGGCCCTGGGCGCCCCGCTCGATGTGATCGTGGTCCGCAAGCTCGGGGTCCCGTACCACCCCGAACTGGGGTTCGGCGCCATCGGCGAGGGCGGGGTGCGGGTCATCAGCGAGGAGATCGTCCGTCGTACCGGGGTCGGCGAGAAGGACCTGGTGGCCGTGGAACGCACCGAGGCGGCGGAGCTCGTCCGGCGGGCGCACGCCTACCGGGAGGGGCGGCCCCGCCTGTCGCTGGAGGGGCGCGCGGTGGTCGTGGTGGACGACGGGGTCGCCACCGGGGCGACCGCGAGGGCTGCCTGCCAGGTGGTGCGGGCCCAGGGCGCCGCCCATGTCGTCCTGGCCGTACCGGTCGCGTCGCCGGATGTCGCCGCCAGGCTGCGCGAGGACGTCGACGAGGTCGTCTGCCTGTCCACGCCGAGCCTCTTCTCCGCCGTCGGCGAGTGGTACCGGGACTTCTCCCAGACGTCCGACGAGGAGGTCGTCGCCCTGCTGGCGCGGGCTTCCGCCGATGTCGCCACGGCCGAGGAGGTCGAGGTGGACGCGGGCGGGGTACCGCTCTCCGGGGATCTGGTGCTCCCGGCGGACGCCGGGGCGGTCGTGGTGTTCGCCCACGGTTCGGGCAGCAGCCGCCACAGTCCGCGCAACCGTTCCGTGGCCGCGGTCCTGAACCGCGCCGGCCTGGGCACGCTGCTCTTCGACCTGCTCACGCCCGGTGAGGAGGTCTACCGTGCGAACGTCTTCGACATCGGGTTGCTCGCCGGGCGGCTGGCCGACACCACCCGCTGGCTGAGGAACCGCGTGGATCTCCCGGTCGGCTCGTTCGGGGCGAGCACGGGAGCGGCTGCGGCGCTGCGGGCCGCCTCCGCTGCCGACTCGGGCGTCGGCGCCGTGGTCTCCCGTGGCGGGCGCCCCGATCTGGCCGGTGCCGACCTGTCCGGGGTACGGGCTCCCACCCTGCTCGTCGTGGGCGGTGACGACACCACGGTGATCGGCCTCAACCGGCAGGCGCAGGCCGCGCTGCACTGCGAGAACCGGCTGGAGATCGTCCCGGGTGCGACCCATCTGTTCGAGGAGCCGGGCGCCCTGGACCGGGTCGCGGACCTCGCCCAGGACTGGTTCACAGCACATCTTCTTCCGCGTCGTCCGTAA